One genomic window of Augochlora pura isolate Apur16 chromosome 5, APUR_v2.2.1, whole genome shotgun sequence includes the following:
- the LOC144469708 gene encoding uncharacterized protein LOC144469708: MSSPVVLAEGSIKFGLESKIDVPPMPSLSAVRSIAASSLERVVEEYRTNEKTSAGQPASQPAQPQPPSDDSLSWLGVPCRCQGSYHFGIVPLDAWDDGSGLQPRRRQLRALFVSEFTIHLLFVPDPSAPVRPRNTFCGLTLGRRTPPRECYRSQPIVTKHGKMEIKKHGEFRCRITC; this comes from the exons ATGTCTTCGCCGGTGGTTCTGGCCGAGGGAAGTATAAAGTTCGGTCTCGAATCGAAAATCGATGTTCCGCCGATGCCTTCGCTAAGTGCCGTTCGGAGTATCGCCGCTTCTTCCTTGGAGCGAGTCGTTGAAGAATACCGAACAAACGAGAAAACGTCCGCgggccagccagccagccagccagcccaGCCCCAGCCACCTTCAGACGATTCTTTATCCTGGCTGGGAGTGCCATGCCGGTGTCAAGGAAGCTACCACTTCGGGATCGTTCCTCTGGACGCGTGGGATGACGGATCCGGGTTgcagccgcggcggcggcagcttCGAGCTCTCTTTGTCTCGGAATTTACTATTCATCTATTGTTTGTTCCAGACCCGAGTGCGCCGGTCAGGCCAAGGAACACATTTTGTGGATTAACGCTCGGACGGCGGACCCCTCCACGAGAATGTTACCGCTCCCAGCCT atcgTAACGAAACATGGAAAAATGGAGATTAAAaag